The sequence CCTCGGCGCACACCCGCAGACCGGCGCGTGGCGGCAACGGCCCGACCACCAACCGCCGTTCGAGGGTGTGCCCGCCGAGCAGCTCCATCACCACGAACGGGACCTGGACACCGTCCAGCGCCGACTCGCCGTAGTCGTAAACGCTCGTGACGTGTGGATGCGACAGCCGGGCCGCGGCCTTGGCCTCGCCCCGGATCCGCTGTCGGGCGTTGGTGTCCGAGGCGACCAGCACCTTCACCGCCACGTCCCGTTCGAGCACCTCGTCGTACGCCCGGTGCACCGCCGACATGCCGCCACTGCCGAGGCGTTCCAGGAGCCGGTAGCGGCCCGCAAGCAACTGATCACGCTGCACGACCGACAGCCTGCCGTACCGACCTGGGTTCCGGGTACCCGGGATCGAGGTGTTGCGATGAGTGGGAGCGGCTCGCGATGGTACCCGCAGAGATCAGTCGCCGGTCGGTGGGCGCCAGGCGAAGCGGGGCGTACGCCGCTCGGTCATCGCCGCTACCCCCTCGCGGGCCTCGCCGGTGGTCGCCACCTTCCGGTGCCACCAGGCGATCCGTGCGGGCTCGGCCCGCTCGTCGATGATCTCCTTCGCGGCGGCGATGCTCAGCGGCGATCGTTGGGCGATGGTCGCGGTCAGTTCGTCCACCCGTGCGGCGAGCCGGTCGGCCGGCAGCAGTTCGTCGACCAGACCGATCCGCAGAGCGCGCTCGGCGTCGATCAGCTCGGCGGTGAACAGCAGATGCTTGGCGGCGGACGGGCCGACCAGCCGGGCCAGTCGGCGCGTCGTCGGCGCCGGGTAGACCAGTCCGAGTCGGGCCGGCGGTACGCCGAAACGGGCGTCGTCCGTGGCGATCCGCAGGTCGCAGGCGACAGCGAGCTGAGCCCCACCACCGACGCAGGCGCCGCGGATGGCCGCGATTGTCGGCTTGGAGAACCGGGCCAGCCGTTCCTCGGCGGTCACCGCGATGCTGGCGTCACCGGCGTCCAACAACTCGGCCAGGTCGCCGAGGTCGGCGCCCGCGCAGAACGCGTCGCCCGCGCCGGTGAGCACCAACGCCCGTACCGCGGGGTCGGGTTCCAGCCGGTCGAGCAGTTCGGGGAGCTGACGCCACATGGCCGCGGTCATCGCGTTGCGCCGGGCCGGATTGTGGATCACCACGGTGGCGACCGGCCCGGCCACCTCGACGGTCAACTCCGCGTCCGACACATCCGCTCCTTCCCGCGTCACCTGGAGCGACGCCGCCAATCTGGCCGCCGGCGTCGCGCGCCGGTGCGGCGACCATAGCGAAGACGATCGGTCAGGCGCGGCACAGGCGCACTGGGGGGAACCAACGGTTGGGGTCGCGCGTCCGACGGAGATGAGACCCGCATCGACGACCGTCGCCACGGTAGCGCTCCTGGCCGCGCTCCTGACCGGTTGCACCAGCGTCGACCGAGCCCCCACCGCCACCCCGACCCAACCCTCGACCACCACCGCTACCGGCCCGGCTGACCCGACCACCGGCACCTCGCAGCCGACCACCGCCCCGACGGTCAGCGCCGGGACCAGCGGTGTGGCCCCCCGGGTGACGTTGCGAATCTCCGGCGGCTTCGCCGGGCGCGGTGAGTCCATCGTCGTCGAGCCGGACGGTCAGTGGACCGTGACAGACCGGGCCGGCGGTCGGCGCAACGGACGGCTCACCCCTGCTGACCAGGGCACCCTCGCGGGACTGACCGCGGACCCCCGGCTCGCCACCGAGGCCCGGCAGCCGACCACCGCGACCAGGTGCTCGGACGTGATGCACTACCGCCTCAGCGTGGCCAGCAACGACACCGGATACACCACCTGCCCCGAGGACGGAACCCCACCGCCGGCCACCCAGGCGGTGGTCAACCTGCTCCTGCGAACCACCGAGACTTACGTCAGATAGTCCGGCGGCAGGCCGGTCCCGCGCAGCTCCGGCGGTAGGTGGGCCACATCGTTGACGGCGATCAGACTCGGCGGGCCGGCCGCGCTGTACCGGATGACGGTCAGCCCCGCGTTGTGCGAGTTCAAACCCAACCACCGCCACTCCGGCGCGTCGAGGGCATGCCGCACCAGCCAGGCGATCAGGAAGCTGTGCGTCACGACCAGTTCGCGGACCGGCTCGCCGCCAGCGGGCCCTTCACCGACCGGACCGGCGAACCGCCGCACCGCGTCCGCTGTCACTCGCGGCCCGTCGACCCGCTCGGCCTCCGAGAACTGGGTCAGGAATTCGGCGTACGCGGGCGGCAGGCCAGCCGGGTCCGTGTCGTGTGGGAGGTGGTCACCGGCCAGCTCCGTCTCGTACACCGGAACCTCGGGCAGCGACTTGGCGATCAGCTCGGCGGTCTGCGCGGCCCGGCGCAGCGGCCCGTGATGAACAGCGGCGAACCGGCGGGCTCGCAGTCGTTCGCCCAGCAGGGTGGCCTGCCGCCGCCCGCGCTCCGACAGGCCGGTGTCCGGCTCGCCGGCATCGGTCCCACTCAGCTCGGACAGGTCCTGCTCGGCGTGTCGGGTCAGGTACAGCAAGCGGGTCACCATGGCCCTCACCTCAACACACCGGGAGGTACGGGTTCCACCCGCACCTCCCGGTCCTGCGGCCTGTCGGCTCAGTCGGCCCGACCGGACGTCGCCCGCGCGAAGGTGACCGACACCCACAGCCAGCCGGCCGTTACCGCCAGGCCGAACGCCACCATCACGGCCGGTGCCGGCCGAACGATCAGCGTCACCCAGGCCAGCGCGAAGAACATCCCGGTCACC comes from Micromonospora vinacea and encodes:
- a CDS encoding enoyl-CoA hydratase/isomerase family protein, producing the protein MSDAELTVEVAGPVATVVIHNPARRNAMTAAMWRQLPELLDRLEPDPAVRALVLTGAGDAFCAGADLGDLAELLDAGDASIAVTAEERLARFSKPTIAAIRGACVGGGAQLAVACDLRIATDDARFGVPPARLGLVYPAPTTRRLARLVGPSAAKHLLFTAELIDAERALRIGLVDELLPADRLAARVDELTATIAQRSPLSIAAAKEIIDERAEPARIAWWHRKVATTGEAREGVAAMTERRTPRFAWRPPTGD
- a CDS encoding histidine phosphatase family protein; this translates as MVTRLLYLTRHAEQDLSELSGTDAGEPDTGLSERGRRQATLLGERLRARRFAAVHHGPLRRAAQTAELIAKSLPEVPVYETELAGDHLPHDTDPAGLPPAYAEFLTQFSEAERVDGPRVTADAVRRFAGPVGEGPAGGEPVRELVVTHSFLIAWLVRHALDAPEWRWLGLNSHNAGLTVIRYSAAGPPSLIAVNDVAHLPPELRGTGLPPDYLT